A window from Cytobacillus sp. IB215665 encodes these proteins:
- a CDS encoding CcmD family protein codes for MGYLFSAYTIAWILIAGYVVVLGKRQRKLEKELDYIQELEKQ; via the coding sequence ATGGGTTATTTATTTAGTGCATACACAATTGCATGGATCTTGATTGCTGGATATGTAGTTGTGCTTGGGAAACGACAAAGAAAACTTGAAAAAGAATTAGACTATATACAAGAGTTAGAGAAGCAATAA
- a CDS encoding TlpA disulfide reductase family protein, whose protein sequence is MNKRRMIQTIVLSLVAAVFFFLVSGIQGVKGVKVGDLAYDFTLEDLDGGTHTLSDYRGQFVVLNFFATWCKPCVDEEPELEAFHQQYGDKYKLLIIDRGEPKSRVEKFIKEHNSTTLYLFDTDDKVSKNYLVVGQPETFIIDPSGIIRERIVGPTTAETLAGKISLLKLNGK, encoded by the coding sequence ATGAACAAAAGAAGAATGATTCAAACCATAGTGCTATCCTTGGTGGCAGCCGTATTTTTCTTTTTAGTCTCAGGAATACAAGGAGTCAAAGGAGTTAAGGTTGGTGACCTAGCTTATGATTTCACACTAGAGGATTTAGATGGAGGTACTCATACTTTATCTGACTATCGGGGGCAATTTGTTGTACTAAATTTTTTCGCTACATGGTGTAAGCCTTGTGTAGATGAAGAGCCTGAGCTAGAAGCCTTTCATCAACAATATGGTGATAAGTATAAGCTTCTTATTATCGATCGTGGAGAGCCCAAAAGTCGTGTTGAAAAATTTATAAAAGAACATAATTCAACAACACTGTATTTATTTGATACTGATGATAAAGTCTCAAAAAATTATTTAGTAGTTGGCCAACCTGAAACTTTTATCATTGATCCAAGCGGCATTATACGAGAAAGAATAGTTGGTCCAACGACAGCAGAAACTTTAGCAGGGAAAATTAGTTTGTTAAAATTAAATGGAAAATAA
- a CDS encoding ABC transporter ATP-binding protein — MSKTLIRVNELSKLYNERSVVNNVSFDVKDHEVLAIIGPNGAGKSTTLEMVLGLRKPSEGMIQFWREDYKSGIGVQLQVTSFFPGLSALENLRLFAAFYKKSLHREEATQLLKQCGLEEVANVDALKLSGGQQKRLSIAISLVHNPVVVFLDEPTAALDPQARRDIHEIVRQLKDKGTSVVITTHDMDEVMKVANRVLLMKEGVIIEAGSPEELCNKYGYASLEEVYLHVTNGGIK, encoded by the coding sequence ATGTCAAAAACTTTAATAAGAGTTAATGAACTTTCTAAGTTGTACAATGAAAGATCAGTTGTTAATAATGTGTCATTTGATGTGAAAGACCATGAAGTTCTTGCGATTATTGGGCCGAATGGAGCGGGGAAATCGACAACATTGGAAATGGTGTTGGGCCTTCGTAAGCCTAGTGAAGGTATGATTCAATTTTGGCGGGAAGATTATAAGAGTGGTATTGGTGTACAGCTGCAAGTAACTTCCTTCTTCCCAGGTTTAAGTGCACTAGAAAATCTTAGGTTGTTTGCGGCATTTTATAAAAAGTCACTTCACCGAGAGGAAGCAACACAGTTATTAAAACAATGTGGACTTGAGGAGGTTGCAAACGTAGATGCTTTAAAATTATCAGGAGGTCAACAAAAGCGACTATCAATTGCTATTTCATTAGTACACAATCCTGTAGTCGTATTTCTAGACGAACCAACGGCAGCGCTTGATCCTCAAGCTCGTCGTGACATCCATGAAATTGTGAGACAGCTTAAAGATAAAGGGACTTCGGTAGTTATTACAACTCATGATATGGATGAAGTAATGAAAGTTGCTAATCGTGTCCTTTTAATGAAAGAAGGTGTAATAATAGAAGCAGGGTCACCGGAAGAACTCTGTAACAAGTATGGGTATGCAAGTTTAGAGGAAGTATACTTACATGTAACGAATGGGGGTATAAAATGA